From a region of the Cololabis saira isolate AMF1-May2022 chromosome 8, fColSai1.1, whole genome shotgun sequence genome:
- the zgc:113307 gene encoding lumican, with amino-acid sequence MALLFGGMLLLLCSFETAEATLSTEMDYGGVPLWINRLLGEPSVLTLQGRMDPAWFRANNPQACPEQCDCPVQWPTSLYCDQRRLKHIPDHLPERTQYLFLQGNNISFLPSSVLANVTALHWLILDNNQLQSDQLELTSLQNMTKLRYFFANRNQLSSVPSGLPTGLKQLRLAHNNISSISPGAFQNLRNLTLLLLHGNRLQTIAEGDLKGLVSLSLLDLSANLFSVVPRHLPPSVDQLYLSNNSLSGPVEDSFVDFLNLKYLRLGRCGLQSRDIHPQVFNRSSLVELDLSYNKLTTIPTVPTTLQYLYLEANEIQEFNVTSFCREVGPQSYSRMKILRLDGNKLFYHQLPPDWVYCLRVLQNIYI; translated from the exons ATGGCTCTCCTGTTCGGGGGCATGCTGCTGCTACTGTGTAGTTTTGAAACTGCTGAGGCCACTTTAAGCACCGAGATGGACTATGGAGGCGTTCCTCTGTGGATCAACCGCCTGCTGGGGGAGCCGAGTGTGTTGACTCTGCAGGGGCGGATGGACCCCGCTTGGTTCCGCGCTAACAACCCCCAGGCCTGTCCCGAGCAGTGTGACTGTCCAGTTCAGTGGCCCACATCACTCTATTGTGACCAGCGAAGGCTGAAACACATCCCTGACCACCTACCTGAAAGAACCCAGTACTTGTTTTTACAG GGTAACAACATTTCATTCCTGCCTTCCTCTGTCCTGGCCAACGTCACTGCTCTACATTGGCTCATCCTGGATAACAACCAGCTGCAGAGCGACCAGCTGGAGCTGACCTCTCTACAGAACATGACCAAGCTGCGCTACTTTTTTGCAAACCGTAACCAGCTGAGTTCAGTGCCCAGCGGTCTACCGACTGGGCTCAAGCAGTTGAGACTGGCCCACAACAatatcagcagcatcagcccgGGTGCTTTCCAGAACCTGCGCAACctgacgctgctgctgctgcacggaAACAGACTACAGACCATCGCGGAGGGAGACCTCAAAG GTCTGGTCAGTCTCAGCCTGTTGGATCTCAGTGCAAATTTGTTTTCAGTGGTTCCCAGGCATTTACCGCCCTCAGTAgatcagctgtatctgtcaaaCAACTCTCTCAGCGGCCCGGTTGAGGACAGTTTTGTTGACTTTCTCAACCTTAAGTATCTCCGTCTCGGTCGCTGTGGCCTGCAGAGCCGTGACATCCATCCACAGGTCTTTAACCGCTCCAGCCTGGTGGAGCTGGACCTCTCCTACAACAAACTGACCACCATTCCCACAGTCCCCACCACACTGCAGTACCTTTACCTGGAGGCAAATGAGATTCAAG AGTTCAACGTGACCAGTTTCTGCAGAGAGGTGGGACCTCAGTCTTACTCCAGGATGAAGATCTTACGGCTGGATGGAAATAAACTGTTCTACCACCAGCTGCCCCCTGACTGGGTGTACTGTCTGCGAGTGCTTCagaatatttacatttga